From Drosophila suzukii chromosome 2R, CBGP_Dsuzu_IsoJpt1.0, whole genome shotgun sequence, a single genomic window includes:
- the LOC108017931 gene encoding uncharacterized protein, with protein MLFSAVVICQVERLMCLPISFAVLGFLFMACTMEVVLLKMTTSDPVFGPPAEDWEENGGPDGEEQIYYENLENNYEHWARRRMRFHQRQQQQQQNHLPT; from the coding sequence ATGCTGTTCTCCGCGGTGGTAATCTGCCAGGTGGAGCGGCTGATGTGCCTGCCCATCAGCTTCGCGGTCCTGGGATTCCTCTTCATGGCCTGCACCATGGAGGTGGTGCTGCTCAAGATGACCACCAGTGACCCGGTCTTTGGACCCCCAGCCGAGGATTGGGAGGAGAATGGGGGTCCGGATGGCGAGGAGCAGATCTACTACGAGAATCTGGAGAACAACTACGAGCACTGGGCACGCCGCAGGATGAGGTTCCACCAgcgccagcagcaacagcaacagaacCATCTGCCCACCTAG